In Eubalaena glacialis isolate mEubGla1 chromosome 2, mEubGla1.1.hap2.+ XY, whole genome shotgun sequence, a single genomic region encodes these proteins:
- the KIF26A gene encoding kinesin-like protein KIF26A isoform X1, with protein sequence MGSRGAPLCAAQPAVAEGGPAREPLQLLEVPPRKRLTAGPEQDPCGSRPAPEGAGAGAEQGHSAGGGGWCRHCHTKLAELKRQAWKLVGGPGTPLRDPCLSALLLDELPACHPEAERRCDVCTTHLTQLTREALRLLQAPTSREDPDAPHGGPGLMPPSPGAATSLRDGLAPVGPVGRQLGRAGPDRRKGLGWPSGPSVQVSVAPAGLGGALSTVTIQAQQCLEGMWSVSRVNSFLPPTCLAEAAVAAVAVADTVRDGPPSAGPDGASKTWSRGGACTTALVTPAPGTPAGASTGPSAAASFFLRAAQKLSLASKRKKPHPPPAPAARGASTYPTDFSGVLQLWPPPVPPCLLRTTSKAKDNPSSVGKVKVTLRIWPAQGAQRSAESTSFLKVDPRKKQVTLYDPATGPPGSAGPRHATTAAVPKMFAFDAVFPQDSEQAEVCSGTVADVLQSVVSGADGCIFSFGHMSLGKSYTMIGKDSSPQSLGIVPCAISWLFRLIDERKERVGARFSVRVSAVEVCGRDQSLRDLLAEVASSSLQDAQSPGVYLREDPVCGAQLQNQSELRAPTAEKAAFYLDAALAARSTSRAGGGEDALGSSHVLFTLHVYQYRVEKCGRGGMSGGRSRLHLIDFGSCEGAPGRGGEAPGGPPYLSLSALGSVILALVSGAKHVPYREHRLTMLLRETLATANCRTTMIAHVSDAPAHHAETLSTVQLAAHLHRLRRKKVKYASSSSGGDSSCEEGRARRPPHLRPFHPRSAAPDPDRLAPSSPGDHDYSSSSEQSCDTVIYVGPGGAALSDRELTDSEGPPDFVPIIPALSRRRPSQGPRDADHFRCSTFAELQERLECIHGSEGPQGGLGGTSGAQASPARGGRKPSLPEAAAPRKAVGSPLAASTPRGSPGPDTHRGAPEPSKAGGDQREDSSAGPELPVPDKATGGRGRRLPPSPAPPLPRQPEAGGAAEEPGGANGVGVVRTPPVGRSGQEGCPRPSARGRCLERGLLTTTVTLQQPVELNGEDELVFTLVEELSLGGLAGPGRPSSLASLGSNCSLQALASGSRPVSIISSINDEFDACTSQAPGVALGGAALDGAALDGVALDGAAGAGGSCGSSISSWLSQVSVCAADSPGPAPRPPSRASPDPSGPDSPAGPDPLGSPTLDGPLEDGSFQFSERDRPDSPGPAQSPCPTEEATAAASRPGREPHAASPRGAAPAQTIHSSLPRKPRTTSAASRVGCPRLAPGPPGPGGLFEDPWLLRADKCGPLPLASASRGPSLAPMLACARRVVDGCEVGRAAHRPEAMAQIPPLRRGATTLGVTTPSTSFGDASAEAAACPGSPKAASSSKKNVASKGDLCPRPGGVAPPAPPVRKSSLEHKNSPAPAPPQAGSLAWAGAAAFLRGEGEARPGGRADHSIPRATSSLKARAGKAEAGCRPATHGSLERCEGLAHGSSKAREGPGRPARAVPRLGVPPASPTPGPAPACRSSPAKGVGAPKPPTSGGKGRSPAAGGSRALGASVKPLAPAAGRTPGGPVTGPRVAPRAVPCVGAKASRGTIMGTKQALRAAHSRVNELAAGGGHGRSGPLWGSADSDSGNDSGVNVSEERPPAGPVLPSPYSKVTAPRRPQRYSSGHGSDNSSVLSGELPPAMGRTALFYHSGGSSGYESMMRDSEATGSASSAPDSMSDSGAASPGARSRSLKSPKKRATGLQRRRLIPAPLPDAAALGRKPSLPGQWVDLPLPLAGSLKEPFEIKVYEIDDVERLQRHCLPPGEDPAEPSQNAEKGPVCVSAKLRLAERRQQRLQEVWDKREALREELAETQGRLMVEPGRWLEQFEVDPELEPESAEYLAALERATAALEQCVNLCKARVMMVTCFDISAATAAPGPQEVDV encoded by the exons GACCCATGCCTCTCCGCTCTGCTTCTTGACGAGCTGCCTGCGTGTCACCCGGAGGCTGAGCGCCGCTGTGACGTCTGTACCACGCACCTGACCCAGCTCACACGGGAGGCCCTGCGGCTGCTGCAGGCGCCCACCAGCCGCGAGGACCCTGACGCCCCCCATGGAGGCCCTGGACTCATGCCCCCCAGCCCCGGCGCCGCCACCAGCCTGAGGGATGGACTGGCGCCGGTGGGCCCGGTGGGGCGGCAGCTGGGCCGAGCGGGGCCAGACAGGAGGAAGGGGCTGGGCTGGCCGTCCGGGCCCAGCGTCCAGGTGTCGGTGGCACCCGCTGGCCTGGGCGGGGCACTGAGCACGGTCACCATCCAGGCCCAGCAGTGCCTAGAGGGCATGTGGAGTGTCTCGAGGGTCAACAGCTTCCTGCCACCGACGTGCCTG gCTGAAGCAGCGGTGGCCGCGGTGGCGGTGGCAGACACGGTCCGGGACGGCCCCCCTTCCGCGGGCCCTGATGGCGCGTCGAAGACGTGGAGCCGCGGCGGGGCCTGCACAACGGCCCTGGTCACCCCAGCCCCGGGCACCCCAGCGGGGGCCTCCACGGGCCCATCAGCCGCAGCCTCCTTCTTCCTCAG ggctgccCAGAAGCTCAGCCTGGCCTCCAAGCGCAAGAAGCCCCACCCGCCGCCGGCCCCTGCTGCCCGCGGAGCCTCCACCTACCCCACGGACTTCAGTGGGGTCCTGCAGCTGTGGCCGCCCCCTGTGCCCCCCTGCCTGCTCAGGACCACCTCCAAGGCCAAGGACAACCCCAGCAGTGTCGGAAAG GTGAAGGTCACGCTGCGGATCTGGCCTGCGCAGGGGGCCCAGCGCTCGGCCGAGTCCACGTCCTTCCTGAAGGTGGACCCAAGGAAGAAGCAGGTGACCCTCTATGACCCGGCCACGGGGCCCCCAGGCAGCGCGGGCCCCCGACACGCCACCACGGCTGCCGTTCCCAAGATGTTTGCCTTCGATGCCGTCTTCCCCCAGGACTCGGAGCAG gccgaGGTCTGCTCGGGGACAGTGGCCGACGTGCTCCAGTCGGTGGTCAGCGGGGCCGATGGCTGCATATTTTCCTTCGGCCACATGAGCCTTG GCAAGTCCTACACCATGATCGGGAAGGACAGCTCGCCCCAGAGCCTGGGCATCGTGCCCTGTGCCATCTCCTGGCTCTTCAGGCTCATTGACGAGCGCAAGGAGAGGGTGGGCGCCCGCTTCTCCGTCCGCGTCTCGGCCGTAGAGGTGTGCGGCCGGGACCAGAGCCTGCGGGACCTGCTGGCCGAGGTGGCCTCCAGCAGCCTGCAGGATGCCCAGTCCCCGGGGGTGTACCTGCGGGAGGACCCTGTCTGCGGGGCGCAG CTCCAGAACCAGAGCGAGCTGCGGGCGCCCACGGCTGAGAAGGCGGCCTTCTACCTGGACGCGGCGCTGGCTGCGCGCAGCACCAGCCGGGCCGGCGGCGGCGAGGACGCCCTGGGCAGCTCGCACGTGCTCTTCACGCTGCACGTGTACCAGTACCGTGTGGAGAAGTGCGGCAGGGGTGGAA TGTCTGGAGGCCGCAGCCGCCTGCACCTCATCGACTTTGGCAGCTGTGAGGGGGCACCCGGTAGGGGTGGGGAGGCCCCCGGGGGCCCGCCATATCTGTCCTTGTCGGCCTTGGGCAGCGTCATCTTGGCCCTGGTCAGCGGAGCCAAGCACGTGCCCTACAG GGAGCACAGGCTCACCATGCTGCTGCGGGAGACCCTGGCCACCGCCAACTGCCGCACCACCATGATCGCCCACGTCTCCGATGCGCCTGCCCACCACGCCGAGACGCTCAGCACTGTGCAGCTGGCTGCCCACCTCCACCGCCTGCGTAGGAAGAAGGTCAAG TACGCGTCCAGCTCCTCGGGTGGGGACAGCTCCTGCGAGGAAGGCCGTGCCCGCCGCCCCCCGCACCTGCGACCCTTCCACCCGCGCTCTGCAGCCCCAGACCCCGACCGCCTGGCCCCCAGCTCGCCCGGCGACCATGACTACTCATCCAGCAGCGAGCAGTCCTGCGACACCGTCATCTACGTGGGGCCAGGTGGGGCGGCGCTGTCGGACCGTGAGCTCACGGACAGCGAGGGCCCCCCCGACTTTGTGCCCATCATCCCCGCCCTGAGCCGCCGCCGCCCCTCCCAGGGCCCCCGTGACGCTGACCACTTCCGCTGCAGCACCTTCGCGGAGCTGCAGGAGCGGCTGGAGTGCATCCATGGCAGTGAGGGCCCCCAAGGAGGCCTGGGCGGCACCAGCGGAGCCCAGGCTAGCCCGGCCCGCGGGGGCAGGAAGCCCTCGCTGCCCGAGGCTGCGGCCCCCAGGAAAGCCGTGGGCTCCCCACTGGCCGCCAGCACGCCTCGCGGCAGCCCTGGCCCGGACACCCACCGGGGGGCCCCGGAGCCCTCCAAGGCTGGTGGTGACCAGAGAGAGGACAGCAGTGCCGGGCCTGAGCTGCCTGTGCCGGATAAGGCCACggggggcagaggcaggaggctgccgcccagcccagcccccccaCTGCCTCGGCAGCCGGAAGCTGGTGGGGCCGCAGAGGAGCCTGGGGGAGCCAACGGTGTGGGTGTGGTGCGGACACCCCCCGTGGGCAGGAGTGGGCAGGAGGGCTGCCCCCGCCCATCCGCACGCGGCCGCTGTCTGGAGCGGGGACTGCTGACCACCACGGTGACCTTGCAGCAGCCCGTGGAGCTCAACGGCGAGGACGAGCTGGTGTTCACACTGGTGGAGGAGCTGTCCCTGGGGGGGCTGGCTGGCCCCGGGCGCCCCTCCAGCCTGGCCAGCCTCGGCAGCAACTGCTCCCTGCAGGCCCTGGCCTCGGGTTCGAGGCCAGTCAGCATCATCAGCAGCATTAATGACGAGTTCGACGCGTGCACCTCGCAGGCCCCCGGGGTGGCCCTGGGCGGGGCGGCCCTGGACGGGGCGGCCCTGGACGGTGTGGCCCTGGATGGGGCGGCTGGGGCTGGCGGCAGCTGCGGCTCCTCCATCAGCTCGTGGCTCAGCCAGGTCAGCGTGTGTGCGGCCGACAGCCCCGGCCCTGCCCCGCGGCCTCCCTCGCGGGCCAGCCCAGACCCCTCCGGCCCCGACTCGCCCGCGGGGCCTGACCCTCTGGGCTCCCCGACCCTGGATGGCCCCTTGGAGGACGGCAGCTTTCAGTTCTCAGAGCGTGACAGACCCGACAGTCCCGGCCCCGCCCAGAGTCCTTGTCCCACGGAGGAGGCCACGGCAGCTGCCAGCCGACCTGGCCGGGAGCCCCACGCCGCGTCTCCACGGGGGGCTGCCCCAGCACAAACTATCCACTCCAGCCTTCCCCGCAAACCGAGGACTACCTCAGCGGCCAGTCGTGTGGGCTGCCCCCGCCTGGCCCCGGGCCCGCCTGGCCCCGGAGGCCTCTTCGAGGACCCTTGGCTGCTCCGGGCAGACAAATGTGGCCCGCTGCCCCTGGCCTCTGCCAGCAGGGGCCCCAGCCTGGCCCCGATGCTGGCTTGTGCCCGGAGGGTGGTGGACGGCTgtgaggtgggcagggcagcCCACAGGCCAGAGGCCATGGCTCAGATCCCACCGCTGCGGAGGGGGGCCACCACGCTGGGTGTGACCACGCCCTCCACATCCTTCGGGGACGCCTCGGCCGAGGCAGCGGCCTGCCCGGGCAGCCCAAAGGCCGCCTCCAGCAGCAAGAAGAATGTGGCCTCCAAAGGGGACCTCTGCCCGAGGCCTGGCGGGGTGGCCCCCCCGGCCCCGCCGGTGCGCAAGTCCAGCCTGGAGCACAAGAACAGCCCAGCACCGGCCCCTCCCCAGGCCGGGAGCCTGGCCTGGGCCGGGGCTGCTGCCTTCCTccgaggggagggggaggccagGCCTGGCGGCCGGGCCGACCACTCCATCCCCAGGGCCACGTCTAGCCTGAAGGCCCGGGCTGGCAAGGCGGAGGCAGGGTGCCGTCCCGCCACTCATGGGTCTCTGGAGCGGTGCGAGGGCCTGGCGCACGGCAGCAGCAAGGCCAGGGAAGGCCCTGGGAGGCCGGCCCGGGCCGTGCCCAGGTTGGGTGTGCCGCCTGCCAGCCCCACGCCTGGGCCCGCTCCTGCCTGTAGGAGCAGCCCGGCCAAGGGTGTGGGGGCCCCCAAGCCCCCCACCAGCGGGGGCAAGGGCCGCAGCCCGGCGGCAGGCGGGTCCAGGGCTCTGGGTGCTTCGGTGAAGCCGCTGGCCCCTGCGGCGGGCAGGACCCCTGGGGGCCCGGTGACGGGCCCCAGGGTCGCCCCGCGAGCAGTGCCTTGCGTTGGGGCCAAGGCCAGCCGGGGCACCATCATGGGCACCAAGCAGGCGCTCCGGGCCGCCCACAGCCGTGTCAATGAGCTGGCAGCCGGCGGAGGCCACGGCCGAAGTGGCCCCTTGTGGGGCTCGGCCGACTCGGACAGCGGCAACGACAGCGGCGTGAACGTGTCTGAGGAGCGGCCGCCCGCGGGCCCGGTGCTGCCCTCTCCGTACAGCAAGGTGACGGCCCCGCGGCGGCCGCAGCGCTACAGCAGCGGCCACGGCAGCGACAACAGCAGCGTGCTGAGTGGGGAGCTCCCGCCCGCCATGGGCCGCACGGCCCTCTTCTACCAcagcggcggcagcagcggctACGAGAGCATGATGCGCGACAGCGAGGCCACCGGCAGCGCCTCCTCGGCCCCTGACTCCATGAGCGACAGCGGGGCCGCGTCCCCGGGCGCCCGCTCCCGCAGCCTCAAGTCCCCCAAGAAGAGGGCCACAG GTCTGCAGCGGCGACGGCTGATCCCGGCCCCGCTGCCCGATGCCGCTGCCCTGGGCCGCAAGCCCAGCCTCCCCGGCCAGTGGGTGGACCTGCCGCTGCCCCTGGCTGGCTCGCTGAAGGAACCCTTCGAGATCAAGGTGTACGAGATTGATGACGTGGAGCGCCTGCAGCGGCACTGCCTGCCCCCGGGGGAGGACCCGGCCGAG CCCTCCCAGAATGCAGAGAAG GGCCCGGTGTGCGTCAGTGCGAAGTTGCGGCTGGCCGAGCGTAGGCAGCAGCGGCTGCAGGAGGTGTGGGACAAGCGTGAGGCGCTCCGCGAGGAGCTGGCTGAGACCCAGGGCCGGCTGATGGTGGAGCCCGGCCGCTGGCTGGAGCAGT TCGAGGTGGACCCGGAGCTGGAGCCCGAGTCGGCCGAGTACCTGGCGGCCCTGGAGCGCGCCACGGCCGCCCTGGAGCAGTGCGTGAATCTGTGCAAGGCCCGCGTCATGATGGTCACCTGCTTCGACATCAGCGCCGCCACCGCTGCCCCGGGGCCGCAGGAGGTGGACGTCTGA
- the KIF26A gene encoding kinesin-like protein KIF26A isoform X2 encodes MGSRGAPLCAAQPAVAEGGPAREPLQLLEVPPRKRLTAGPEQDPCGSRPAPEGAGAGAEQGHSAGGGGWCRHCHTKLAELKRQAWKLVGGPGTPLRDPCLSALLLDELPACHPEAERRCDVCTTHLTQLTREALRLLQAPTSREDPDAPHGGPGLMPPSPGAATSLRDGLAPVGPVGRQLGRAGPDRRKGLGWPSGPSVQVSVAPAGLGGALSTVTIQAQQCLEGMWSVSRVNSFLPPTCLAEAAVAAVAVADTVRDGPPSAGPDGASKTWSRGGACTTALVTPAPGTPAGASTGPSAAASFFLRAAQKLSLASKRKKPHPPPAPAARGASTYPTDFSGVLQLWPPPVPPCLLRTTSKAKDNPSSVGKVKVTLRIWPAQGAQRSAESTSFLKVDPRKKQVTLYDPATGPPGSAGPRHATTAAVPKMFAFDAVFPQDSEQAEVCSGTVADVLQSVVSGADGCIFSFGHMSLGKSYTMIGKDSSPQSLGIVPCAISWLFRLIDERKERVGARFSVRVSAVEVCGRDQSLRDLLAEVASSSLQDAQSPGVYLREDPVCGAQLQNQSELRAPTAEKAAFYLDAALAARSTSRAGGGEDALGSSHVLFTLHVYQYRVEKCGRGGMSGGRSRLHLIDFGSCEGAPGRGGEAPGGPPYLSLSALGSVILALVSGAKHVPYREHRLTMLLRETLATANCRTTMIAHVSDAPAHHAETLSTVQLAAHLHRLRRKKVKYASSSSGGDSSCEEGRARRPPHLRPFHPRSAAPDPDRLAPSSPGDHDYSSSSEQSCDTVIYVGPGGAALSDRELTDSEGPPDFVPIIPALSRRRPSQGPRDADHFRCSTFAELQERLECIHGSEGPQGGLGGTSGAQASPARGGRKPSLPEAAAPRKAVGSPLAASTPRGSPGPDTHRGAPEPSKAGGDQREDSSAGPELPVPDKATGGRGRRLPPSPAPPLPRQPEAGGAAEEPGGANGVGVVRTPPVGRSGQEGCPRPSARGRCLERGLLTTTVTLQQPVELNGEDELVFTLVEELSLGGLAGPGRPSSLASLGSNCSLQALASGSRPVSIISSINDEFDACTSQAPGVALGGAALDGAALDGVALDGAAGAGGSCGSSISSWLSQVSVCAADSPGPAPRPPSRASPDPSGPDSPAGPDPLGSPTLDGPLEDGSFQFSERDRPDSPGPAQSPCPTEEATAAASRPGREPHAASPRGAAPAQTIHSSLPRKPRTTSAASRVGCPRLAPGPPGPGGLFEDPWLLRADKCGPLPLASASRGPSLAPMLACARRVVDGCEVGRAAHRPEAMAQIPPLRRGATTLGVTTPSTSFGDASAEAAACPGSPKAASSSKKNVASKGDLCPRPGGVAPPAPPVRKSSLEHKNSPAPAPPQAGSLAWAGAAAFLRGEGEARPGGRADHSIPRATSSLKARAGKAEAGCRPATHGSLERCEGLAHGSSKAREGPGRPARAVPRLGVPPASPTPGPAPACRSSPAKGVGAPKPPTSGGKGRSPAAGGSRALGASVKPLAPAAGRTPGGPVTGPRVAPRAVPCVGAKASRGTIMGTKQALRAAHSRVNELAAGGGHGRSGPLWGSADSDSGNDSGVNVSEERPPAGPVLPSPYSKVTAPRRPQRYSSGHGSDNSSVLSGELPPAMGRTALFYHSGGSSGYESMMRDSEATGSASSAPDSMSDSGAASPGARSRSLKSPKKRATGLQRRRLIPAPLPDAAALGRKPSLPGQWVDLPLPLAGSLKEPFEIKPSQNAEKGPVCVSAKLRLAERRQQRLQEVWDKREALREELAETQGRLMVEPGRWLEQFEVDPELEPESAEYLAALERATAALEQCVNLCKARVMMVTCFDISAATAAPGPQEVDV; translated from the exons GACCCATGCCTCTCCGCTCTGCTTCTTGACGAGCTGCCTGCGTGTCACCCGGAGGCTGAGCGCCGCTGTGACGTCTGTACCACGCACCTGACCCAGCTCACACGGGAGGCCCTGCGGCTGCTGCAGGCGCCCACCAGCCGCGAGGACCCTGACGCCCCCCATGGAGGCCCTGGACTCATGCCCCCCAGCCCCGGCGCCGCCACCAGCCTGAGGGATGGACTGGCGCCGGTGGGCCCGGTGGGGCGGCAGCTGGGCCGAGCGGGGCCAGACAGGAGGAAGGGGCTGGGCTGGCCGTCCGGGCCCAGCGTCCAGGTGTCGGTGGCACCCGCTGGCCTGGGCGGGGCACTGAGCACGGTCACCATCCAGGCCCAGCAGTGCCTAGAGGGCATGTGGAGTGTCTCGAGGGTCAACAGCTTCCTGCCACCGACGTGCCTG gCTGAAGCAGCGGTGGCCGCGGTGGCGGTGGCAGACACGGTCCGGGACGGCCCCCCTTCCGCGGGCCCTGATGGCGCGTCGAAGACGTGGAGCCGCGGCGGGGCCTGCACAACGGCCCTGGTCACCCCAGCCCCGGGCACCCCAGCGGGGGCCTCCACGGGCCCATCAGCCGCAGCCTCCTTCTTCCTCAG ggctgccCAGAAGCTCAGCCTGGCCTCCAAGCGCAAGAAGCCCCACCCGCCGCCGGCCCCTGCTGCCCGCGGAGCCTCCACCTACCCCACGGACTTCAGTGGGGTCCTGCAGCTGTGGCCGCCCCCTGTGCCCCCCTGCCTGCTCAGGACCACCTCCAAGGCCAAGGACAACCCCAGCAGTGTCGGAAAG GTGAAGGTCACGCTGCGGATCTGGCCTGCGCAGGGGGCCCAGCGCTCGGCCGAGTCCACGTCCTTCCTGAAGGTGGACCCAAGGAAGAAGCAGGTGACCCTCTATGACCCGGCCACGGGGCCCCCAGGCAGCGCGGGCCCCCGACACGCCACCACGGCTGCCGTTCCCAAGATGTTTGCCTTCGATGCCGTCTTCCCCCAGGACTCGGAGCAG gccgaGGTCTGCTCGGGGACAGTGGCCGACGTGCTCCAGTCGGTGGTCAGCGGGGCCGATGGCTGCATATTTTCCTTCGGCCACATGAGCCTTG GCAAGTCCTACACCATGATCGGGAAGGACAGCTCGCCCCAGAGCCTGGGCATCGTGCCCTGTGCCATCTCCTGGCTCTTCAGGCTCATTGACGAGCGCAAGGAGAGGGTGGGCGCCCGCTTCTCCGTCCGCGTCTCGGCCGTAGAGGTGTGCGGCCGGGACCAGAGCCTGCGGGACCTGCTGGCCGAGGTGGCCTCCAGCAGCCTGCAGGATGCCCAGTCCCCGGGGGTGTACCTGCGGGAGGACCCTGTCTGCGGGGCGCAG CTCCAGAACCAGAGCGAGCTGCGGGCGCCCACGGCTGAGAAGGCGGCCTTCTACCTGGACGCGGCGCTGGCTGCGCGCAGCACCAGCCGGGCCGGCGGCGGCGAGGACGCCCTGGGCAGCTCGCACGTGCTCTTCACGCTGCACGTGTACCAGTACCGTGTGGAGAAGTGCGGCAGGGGTGGAA TGTCTGGAGGCCGCAGCCGCCTGCACCTCATCGACTTTGGCAGCTGTGAGGGGGCACCCGGTAGGGGTGGGGAGGCCCCCGGGGGCCCGCCATATCTGTCCTTGTCGGCCTTGGGCAGCGTCATCTTGGCCCTGGTCAGCGGAGCCAAGCACGTGCCCTACAG GGAGCACAGGCTCACCATGCTGCTGCGGGAGACCCTGGCCACCGCCAACTGCCGCACCACCATGATCGCCCACGTCTCCGATGCGCCTGCCCACCACGCCGAGACGCTCAGCACTGTGCAGCTGGCTGCCCACCTCCACCGCCTGCGTAGGAAGAAGGTCAAG TACGCGTCCAGCTCCTCGGGTGGGGACAGCTCCTGCGAGGAAGGCCGTGCCCGCCGCCCCCCGCACCTGCGACCCTTCCACCCGCGCTCTGCAGCCCCAGACCCCGACCGCCTGGCCCCCAGCTCGCCCGGCGACCATGACTACTCATCCAGCAGCGAGCAGTCCTGCGACACCGTCATCTACGTGGGGCCAGGTGGGGCGGCGCTGTCGGACCGTGAGCTCACGGACAGCGAGGGCCCCCCCGACTTTGTGCCCATCATCCCCGCCCTGAGCCGCCGCCGCCCCTCCCAGGGCCCCCGTGACGCTGACCACTTCCGCTGCAGCACCTTCGCGGAGCTGCAGGAGCGGCTGGAGTGCATCCATGGCAGTGAGGGCCCCCAAGGAGGCCTGGGCGGCACCAGCGGAGCCCAGGCTAGCCCGGCCCGCGGGGGCAGGAAGCCCTCGCTGCCCGAGGCTGCGGCCCCCAGGAAAGCCGTGGGCTCCCCACTGGCCGCCAGCACGCCTCGCGGCAGCCCTGGCCCGGACACCCACCGGGGGGCCCCGGAGCCCTCCAAGGCTGGTGGTGACCAGAGAGAGGACAGCAGTGCCGGGCCTGAGCTGCCTGTGCCGGATAAGGCCACggggggcagaggcaggaggctgccgcccagcccagcccccccaCTGCCTCGGCAGCCGGAAGCTGGTGGGGCCGCAGAGGAGCCTGGGGGAGCCAACGGTGTGGGTGTGGTGCGGACACCCCCCGTGGGCAGGAGTGGGCAGGAGGGCTGCCCCCGCCCATCCGCACGCGGCCGCTGTCTGGAGCGGGGACTGCTGACCACCACGGTGACCTTGCAGCAGCCCGTGGAGCTCAACGGCGAGGACGAGCTGGTGTTCACACTGGTGGAGGAGCTGTCCCTGGGGGGGCTGGCTGGCCCCGGGCGCCCCTCCAGCCTGGCCAGCCTCGGCAGCAACTGCTCCCTGCAGGCCCTGGCCTCGGGTTCGAGGCCAGTCAGCATCATCAGCAGCATTAATGACGAGTTCGACGCGTGCACCTCGCAGGCCCCCGGGGTGGCCCTGGGCGGGGCGGCCCTGGACGGGGCGGCCCTGGACGGTGTGGCCCTGGATGGGGCGGCTGGGGCTGGCGGCAGCTGCGGCTCCTCCATCAGCTCGTGGCTCAGCCAGGTCAGCGTGTGTGCGGCCGACAGCCCCGGCCCTGCCCCGCGGCCTCCCTCGCGGGCCAGCCCAGACCCCTCCGGCCCCGACTCGCCCGCGGGGCCTGACCCTCTGGGCTCCCCGACCCTGGATGGCCCCTTGGAGGACGGCAGCTTTCAGTTCTCAGAGCGTGACAGACCCGACAGTCCCGGCCCCGCCCAGAGTCCTTGTCCCACGGAGGAGGCCACGGCAGCTGCCAGCCGACCTGGCCGGGAGCCCCACGCCGCGTCTCCACGGGGGGCTGCCCCAGCACAAACTATCCACTCCAGCCTTCCCCGCAAACCGAGGACTACCTCAGCGGCCAGTCGTGTGGGCTGCCCCCGCCTGGCCCCGGGCCCGCCTGGCCCCGGAGGCCTCTTCGAGGACCCTTGGCTGCTCCGGGCAGACAAATGTGGCCCGCTGCCCCTGGCCTCTGCCAGCAGGGGCCCCAGCCTGGCCCCGATGCTGGCTTGTGCCCGGAGGGTGGTGGACGGCTgtgaggtgggcagggcagcCCACAGGCCAGAGGCCATGGCTCAGATCCCACCGCTGCGGAGGGGGGCCACCACGCTGGGTGTGACCACGCCCTCCACATCCTTCGGGGACGCCTCGGCCGAGGCAGCGGCCTGCCCGGGCAGCCCAAAGGCCGCCTCCAGCAGCAAGAAGAATGTGGCCTCCAAAGGGGACCTCTGCCCGAGGCCTGGCGGGGTGGCCCCCCCGGCCCCGCCGGTGCGCAAGTCCAGCCTGGAGCACAAGAACAGCCCAGCACCGGCCCCTCCCCAGGCCGGGAGCCTGGCCTGGGCCGGGGCTGCTGCCTTCCTccgaggggagggggaggccagGCCTGGCGGCCGGGCCGACCACTCCATCCCCAGGGCCACGTCTAGCCTGAAGGCCCGGGCTGGCAAGGCGGAGGCAGGGTGCCGTCCCGCCACTCATGGGTCTCTGGAGCGGTGCGAGGGCCTGGCGCACGGCAGCAGCAAGGCCAGGGAAGGCCCTGGGAGGCCGGCCCGGGCCGTGCCCAGGTTGGGTGTGCCGCCTGCCAGCCCCACGCCTGGGCCCGCTCCTGCCTGTAGGAGCAGCCCGGCCAAGGGTGTGGGGGCCCCCAAGCCCCCCACCAGCGGGGGCAAGGGCCGCAGCCCGGCGGCAGGCGGGTCCAGGGCTCTGGGTGCTTCGGTGAAGCCGCTGGCCCCTGCGGCGGGCAGGACCCCTGGGGGCCCGGTGACGGGCCCCAGGGTCGCCCCGCGAGCAGTGCCTTGCGTTGGGGCCAAGGCCAGCCGGGGCACCATCATGGGCACCAAGCAGGCGCTCCGGGCCGCCCACAGCCGTGTCAATGAGCTGGCAGCCGGCGGAGGCCACGGCCGAAGTGGCCCCTTGTGGGGCTCGGCCGACTCGGACAGCGGCAACGACAGCGGCGTGAACGTGTCTGAGGAGCGGCCGCCCGCGGGCCCGGTGCTGCCCTCTCCGTACAGCAAGGTGACGGCCCCGCGGCGGCCGCAGCGCTACAGCAGCGGCCACGGCAGCGACAACAGCAGCGTGCTGAGTGGGGAGCTCCCGCCCGCCATGGGCCGCACGGCCCTCTTCTACCAcagcggcggcagcagcggctACGAGAGCATGATGCGCGACAGCGAGGCCACCGGCAGCGCCTCCTCGGCCCCTGACTCCATGAGCGACAGCGGGGCCGCGTCCCCGGGCGCCCGCTCCCGCAGCCTCAAGTCCCCCAAGAAGAGGGCCACAG GTCTGCAGCGGCGACGGCTGATCCCGGCCCCGCTGCCCGATGCCGCTGCCCTGGGCCGCAAGCCCAGCCTCCCCGGCCAGTGGGTGGACCTGCCGCTGCCCCTGGCTGGCTCGCTGAAGGAACCCTTCGAGATCAAG CCCTCCCAGAATGCAGAGAAG GGCCCGGTGTGCGTCAGTGCGAAGTTGCGGCTGGCCGAGCGTAGGCAGCAGCGGCTGCAGGAGGTGTGGGACAAGCGTGAGGCGCTCCGCGAGGAGCTGGCTGAGACCCAGGGCCGGCTGATGGTGGAGCCCGGCCGCTGGCTGGAGCAGT TCGAGGTGGACCCGGAGCTGGAGCCCGAGTCGGCCGAGTACCTGGCGGCCCTGGAGCGCGCCACGGCCGCCCTGGAGCAGTGCGTGAATCTGTGCAAGGCCCGCGTCATGATGGTCACCTGCTTCGACATCAGCGCCGCCACCGCTGCCCCGGGGCCGCAGGAGGTGGACGTCTGA